The DNA sequence CGCGACCTCCTGCCCGAGTTGACCACCCGCGCGGCTGCCGAGCCGTCGGACGAACGAGTGGTCGGCCAGTTGATGCTGGCCCTGTACCGGTCGGGGCGGCAGGCCGAGGCCCTTCGACACTTCCAGCACACTCGACGCCACCTGGCAGACGAACTCGGCACCGACCCCAGTCCCGCCCTGAACGAGTTGCATCAGCGCATTCTCACCGCCGACCCCGGCCTCACCACCTCGACCACCGTTACCGAGGCATATCCCGCAGCTGCGGGATATGCCTCGGTAACCGTTCCGCGGCAACTGCCCGCCCCTCCACGACGATTCATCGGCCGCACCGGCGAACTGGCGCATCTGACAACCATCTTGGAGGACCAAGGTACAGCGGCCCTCTGCACGATCGCGGGCTTCGGCGGCGTCGGTAAGACCTGGCTAGCCCTTGCCTGGGCGCACAACAACCTGGACCGCTTCCCCGACGGGCAGTTGTTCATCGACCTACGGGGATTCAGCCCCGACGAAGCGCCCGTCGAGCCGGTGGCGGCGGTACGGGGATTCCTCGACGCCCTGGGCGCCGATTCAGGTGACGCCGCCGACCTCGACACCCAGGCAGCCCGATTCCGTAGCCTTGTCGCGGACAAACGGATGCTGATCGTCCTGGACAACGCGGCCACCACCGAACAGATCGTGCCGCTGCTTCCCGGCAGTCGTTCGTGCACCGTGCTGGTCACCAGCCGCCATCGACTGCCCGCGTTGACGGCCCGTCACAGCGCCCAACCCCTCACCCTGGGAGTACTCACCCACGCGGAATCCCAGGCGATGCTGGCCGCCGACCTCGGGAGCGACGTTCTCGGCACCGACGAGCAGACCACCGTCGACCTCATCGGATTATGCGGCGGCATGCCCCTGGCATTGGCGATCGTCGCCGCCCGCGCCCGCGCCCGCACCGGACTGGCACTGTCCGACGCCGTCGCCGAACTGCGCGACTCGAGCCTGGACGCCTTGGCGTCGGAGGATCCGACCGCAAGCCTGCCTACGGTTCTGTCGTGGTCCCTGCGCCACCTCACCGACGAGCAACGACTTGTTTTCGCACTGCTGGGAATCGCGCCCGGCCCCGACATCGGCCTGCCTGCCGCCGCAAGCCTCAGCGGGCTACCGGAACGACGAGCACGCAGCGTCCTGCGAGTCTTGGAGGACGCCTCGCTCGTCGAACGTCGCTCCGGCGGCCGATACGCCATGCACGACCTCGTACGCACCTATGCCGCCACGCTCGCAGCCGACCTGCCCGACAGCACCCGACGCGGGGCGCTGAAGCGGGTCGTCGAGTTCTACCTGCATACCGCGAACGTCGCCGACCACCTCCTGGACCCCCATCGCCAACCGATCCACCTCATGCCACCCGCTGACACGGTCCTCCCCCAAGCTCTCCCCGATTACCCCGCCGCCTTGTCATGGCTCAACCACGAGTACCACCACATACTCGGCGCACAACAGACCGCTGCCGCGCACCACTGGCACCAAGCGACATGGCAGCTGGCCTGGAGTCTTCACACCTTCCAGTTCCGACGAGGGCATTACGACGACGAACTGCCCGTGTGGAACACCGCGCTCGACGCCGCCGAAGAACTGAACCAGCCCGCAGTCACAGCCATGATCCACCGACGACTCGGGCTCACGTTCGCGAGGCTGGGGCGGCACGACGATGCGACCGAACACCTCGACAGCGCCCTGACGCTGAGCGCCCATCACACCGACATGCACGAACAGGCGTACCTGCATTACACCATCGCCTGGGTCGCATCCCGGCATGAAGCACCACCGCAGGCCCACCCGGACGGGCTCCGACACGCCCGACAAGCAATGGACCTCTACCGCACCCTCGACAACACAGCCTGGCAAGCCAACACGCTGACCATGATCGGCTGGTACGAAACCCTGAACGGCAACCACGGCACCGCCCGTGAACACTGCAACGCCGCACTGCGCCTCGCCCGCCGCGACAACTACATCGCCGGCGAAGCCGACAGCCTGGTGGTCCTCGGATGGATCGACCAGGCCACCGGCCACCACCACCAAGCCGTCGAGCACCACCGCCTCGCGCTCACCCTGCTCCACACACTCGGCCACACATACGCCGCCGCACCCACACTCGCCACCATCGCCAACTCCTACGCCGCCCTCGGCCGCCACGAGCAGGCGATCACAGCATGGCGCCAAGCGCTCGAGCTCTACCGAAAACACGGTAGAGAAGACGAAGCAGAACGCATCCGACAACAACTCGACGAGTTCGCACGCGATCCCGTCGATAATTTCCGCCGATGACAGCCGATGACAACCCGCAGACTCCGCTAACCATAAAACGGGATCTCCGGGCTCGTCCCGGACGCCAAGCCCTATCGGTCCTGCCCCTATCTGCACTGCGGCGACACCTACAGCCGCCTGGCCGCGGGGTTCGGCGCCGGCCCGGCCACCGTCTGCCACTACATCCACAAGGCCGCCCAACTCCTGGCGGCGCTGGCACCGGACCTGGCCGACGCGCCGAAAATCGCCATGAGCAAGACCTACGTCATCCTTGACGGCACACCCTGTTCCGGATCAACCGCGTCGCCGCCGACCGGCCGTACTACTCGGGAAAACACAAGCGCCACGGCAGCCAGCGTGCAGCAGTGAGAGAGTAATCCAGGTGATCTTCTACCTGGGCTGTCTCGCGCCGGGTCAGGCCGCTGCGGATCCACGCGCCGAGCCGGGTGATCGCAGCACGACAGCGTTCTGTCGAAGCGTCGGCGATGTGAGCCTGGAGGTACGCCTGTTGCAGGCCTTACGGGCCCGGTACGCGAACCCGCCCACGGGGGGGCGTCCAAGGCACTTGGCCACTTGGCGTTCACAATCGCGATGGAGCCGTCGTCGAGCTGCATGCCGCCCCATTTCTACAATTCACCGTCGTTGCAACCCCGTATGCTTACCCGATAGCCGCCGGAGAACCCGGTCACCCGCCACGCGTCCAGGCAGCGGTCCGACGGGCCCGAGCGGCGGGCCTGGCGTGCGCACCGTCCAGTTGCTCGCCCTCACGACGCCGGGCATGCAGCCGACGCCCGACAATCCCGGCCGTGTGTCGGACTTCCTGGCCGGGATCAACTGGGTGGCCGGTGTCCGTGCCCGGCCCGCCGTGGTCAACATGAGCTTCAGCACCTCCGGCGTGACCCAATCGTGGACGACTCGGTCACCCGTCTTGCCGGTCTGGGTTCCACCGTCGTGGTGGCCGCGGGGAACGACAATGCCGACGCGTGCGCATCCACGCCCGCGCGGGCGTGAGGTGTGATCACGGTCGGGGCGACCGGCAGCAACGACCAACGGGCTGGGTTCTCCAATCGGGGCTTCTGTCTGTCGCTGTTCGCGCCCGGCGTCAACATCGTGTCGGCGTACCACCGCAACGACAACGACAGCGCGACGCTCAGCGGCACGTCGATGGCGGCCCCGCACGTCGCGGGGATCGCGGCGCGCTACCTGGCGCTCAGCCCCCCTGGCGACTCCGCGGCAGGTCAGGGACACGCTCACCGCCGCCGCCACGATCAACCAGGTCCGCGATCCCGGCGCCGGTTCGCCCAACAGGTTCTTCTACGCCGACCTGTCGGTGCTGTCCAACCACGGGAAGTCGGCTCTCGACCGTATTCCGGGCCACCTGGAGACCTTCGCAGTCGGTGCGGACAAGCATGTCTGGACACGGTGGTGGAACCAAAGCGCGTGGTGGCCTGCACGGGAGCGCCTGGGAGACCTGCCTGCGGCCGGGCCGACCACGGCGGTCACCGCCGTAGCGCGCAAGCACGATCAGGTCGACGTCTTCGACACCGACGCCGAGGGGCGCGTGCTGACCAACTGGTGGAATCCCGCCGAGGGTGGGCACAGTTGGTTTTCCATCGACGACCAGGTGGTCACGCTGCCCGGGGCCGCAGTGTCGGCGGTGGCGCGCAGTGCGGACCTGATCGACCTGTTCGTCACCGACACCGCCGGCCGGGTCGTGTCGGTCCGGTGGGACGGTCCGATCAGGGGTTGGCAGAGTTGGTACCGTCTCACGGAGGCTTCGGTCGCCGTGCCCGGTGCGACGGTGTCGGTGGTGGCGCGCAAACCCGAACTCATGGACCTATTCACGACCAACGCCGCTGGCCACGTCCTGACGAACTGGTGGAACACCGTCGAAGACTGGCACAGCTGGGCCGCGGTCACCGAGGACCCGATCGCCGCGCCGGGCACGACGGTCACCGCGCTGGCCCGCAACCCCGACCGCATGGAACTGTTCGTCGTCGGCTCGGACGGCCGGATCAGGACCGCCTGGTGGGGCCATCCGTTCAATAGTTGGCTGGGCTGGAACACCGTCTCCGACGGCGTAGCGGCGCCCGGCGCGACCGTGTCCGTCGTGGCACACAACCCGTTCAGATGGACCTGTTCACCGTCAGCCCCACCGGAACCGTGTCGTCGACCTGGAAGAACCCCGACGAGACCTGGCGCCCCTGGTTTCCAATCCCGAGCAGCACGGCCGCGCCGAAGTCCGTCGTCACGGCGGTCGCCCCTTACACCAACGAGATGGACCTGTTCACCCTCGAACACGGCGGCGGGATGCGGTGGACGTCGTGGCACAACGGCCGGGGAACGTGGCGCGACCTGTAACCCAGGCCGGGGACGACAGCGCTGTTCGTCGAACGGACACCAGTTCACAGTCGGTCGGCGCCGGTTTCCTTCTCGTACTCCCCGAGCGCGGTGAAGGCGGGTAGCAGCGCGGGCATCATTGCCGTGAAGAGGTTCGATGTCGCGTCGCCGTGGTCGTCCACGACGGGCACGATGGACGGCGTCCAGTCCGCAGCGAAATGGATGACGCCTTGGATCACAGTTCGGTGCCCGGTGGCCAGCCACACGGGGCACTCCGGCAGACGCGGCACGGATGCGCGGATGCGCCGGTAGTCCGCGTCGCCCAGGTTCGGGATGAACAACACCAGCCGTTGCGGAGACAGCAGCCGGAACGCCTCGGCCAACTCCCACATCGTGCCCTCACTCGTGCCGAGGGTCAGCACGGTCAGCCGGGATCCACGCATCAGCTCGCGCACCGGCTCCTGCCAGCCCTCATAGGGCAGGTACAGGCGCACCGCGCCCATATGCGGCAGCCGCTCACCCGGTGCGCCGACCGCGACCAACGGCCCGACCGGCCGCAGGATCTCGGCGACGTGCTCCTCCGCCGAACGCCCGGACACCAGGAATCCGAACATCGCACCACCGGTCAGACCGGGTAGCGGCACCTCATGCAGGGCCGTGTGCCGCTCGTCCTCCTCGAACGAGCGCAGGTAGAGCACATAGGAACCGGCCCGGAGGTGCCGATGATCCGGGATGAAACGGGTCCGGTGCCGCCTTGCCCGCAGGAACGCCTTGCGGCCCTGCGTGAACACGGCACCGCCCAGGATCATGGTCCACAGCGTGAGAAACGTCTGCCACCACGCGAGGTCGCGAGGGTCCATCATCACCGACAGCCCGCCGAGCGTCAGCACCAGCCCGGCCAGACAGCACAGCCAGGCCGCGACCCACAGCAGCGATCCCGACCACGCATTCCCGCGGATCGGCCGCGACGAGAGTTCCCGCGCCCGCCGGGTGCGGGCGAGCTTAAGCGTCTTGCCGCCGTAAAGGATGGTGAACACCCCGGCGACGCCGATGAGGAACCCGTTCGGCTCCACCCAGTCCGGGGTGATGTCGCGCCGCTGCAACACCAGTGTGGGAACGGCCGTGAGGGCGAGACCGACCAGCATCATCATGTAGCCGAGCACCCGCAGCCTCGTGATCGGAGGTCGGGTCAGACCCTCCACGCCGATCTCGGGTTCCGGGGTGGGATCACGGAATTCCCAGTAACCGCTCCAGATCAGCCGTTGGCCCTGCTGTCGCAGCCACAGCGCCAGGCCGAGGAGCACCGTGGACAGCGGAACCACGTACCGCCACCACCTGTCCCACCACTGCGGGAAGCGGTCGGGCACCAGAAACACTACGACCGCGAAGAGCCCGACCAGCAGAAGCGGGAACACTCTCCGGTACAGCATCCCGAGGAGTAACCGGCGCGTCCGCCGTTCGCTTAGCCCGGACAACGCCAGCATGGCCACGGCCCAGATGAGCACCATCCGCAGCACCGACTCGGGCGATAAGTCCATGCCAGTCAGTGTGCTGGAAGATCCGTGGCGGATCATCGTCCTGACCGGTAGGGTTAGCCGACCACGTCGGCCAGCTCGTGGCGCGACGGGAACCGCGAGGCATGAAGCTGGTCGTGCACGACTTCTGGGCCGCCGACGCCGGGCCCGTGTCGGCGATCTTCAGGTTCCTGGGCGGCTTCCACAGCAGGGCGGACACCGTCCAGTTTCGGCGCGATGCCCTGCCGCCGCATCGGCCGGGAAACCCGCACGCTACTCGAAGGGCTCGTCTACCTGGTGTTGTGGATCGTCATCGGCGTGGTCGTCCTGATCGGCTACACCCCTTCTGGGCCGGTGAATAGCAATTCTCAAGCGCCCGCTCTGCGTCCGCCAGCAGCATGTCGGCCACACGCCGCCGCCGCACATCGCGGCGCGTAACCCAGTCCGACTCGACGGCGTCGCGAGTCGGCTCAGCGACCGCGAGAAGGTCAATGTGCGCCTGGCTTCTCGCCCGCAGTGGCCGCATCGTCCACGTCCGGCGTGCACTGACGGTGACGACGTTGCGATGCCGGTGTGGGATCGGTCCCACCTGTACGGATCGCCGTCTCCGCTGCTAGTTTGTACGTGTGACTCGCATCCTTCACCTTGAAGGTGGGTCGAGTCCCACATCTGCGTGTTTGAGAGGGCATCTCCAACCCGGGCACGGTGCTCGCCGCCGCGGCGAGCGTCACCTCGCGCATCACGTTGAGCAGTGCGGTCACCGTGCTCAGCACCGAGGACCCGGTGCGGGTCTACCAGCAGTTCACGACGCTCGACCAGCTCAGCCGGGGCCGGGCGGAGCTGCTGGCCGGGCGCGGGTCGTTCACCGAGTCGTTCCCGCTGTTCGGCGCGAGCCTGGAGGACTACGACGAGCTGTTCGAGGAAAAGCTCGCGCTGCTGCTGCGACTGGACCGGGAGGACCCGATCACGTGGTCGGGCAAGTTCCGGGCCCCGCTGCGGAACGCGCACGTCCACCCGCGCCCGTACGGCGAGCGCCTGCGGATCTCGGTCGGGACCGGCGGCAACCCGGAGTCCTCGATCCGGGCCGGGCTCCTCGGCCTGCCGGTGGTGTACGCGGTCATCGGCGGTGAGCCGGAGCGGTTCGCGCCGCTGGTGGACGTGTACCGGCAAGCGGGCGAAGCGGGTGGGCACGATGCCGCCGAGCTGAGCGTGACGATGAGCGCGATCGGCCTCGTCGCGCGCCGCTCGCAGGACGCCAAGG is a window from the Saccharothrix saharensis genome containing:
- a CDS encoding AfsR/SARP family transcriptional regulator: MPVTREGCAEDDAQEFMVNILGGLEVRCGDLLVAVGHARQRSVLAALAIDAGRVVPVGVLIDRIWGERPPFSARPTLRTYVAHLRRALARARISITYRGDGYLLAVKPDMVDLHRFRALWAAARENPDAVRSLTLAGEALALWRGEPLAESNTQWADSVRRRLHLEHAAAQADQVDWALRCGKHRDLLPELTTRAAAEPSDERVVGQLMLALYRSGRQAEALRHFQHTRRHLADELGTDPSPALNELHQRILTADPGLTTSTTVTEAYPAAAGYASVTVPRQLPAPPRRFIGRTGELAHLTTILEDQGTAALCTIAGFGGVGKTWLALAWAHNNLDRFPDGQLFIDLRGFSPDEAPVEPVAAVRGFLDALGADSGDAADLDTQAARFRSLVADKRMLIVLDNAATTEQIVPLLPGSRSCTVLVTSRHRLPALTARHSAQPLTLGVLTHAESQAMLAADLGSDVLGTDEQTTVDLIGLCGGMPLALAIVAARARARTGLALSDAVAELRDSSLDALASEDPTASLPTVLSWSLRHLTDEQRLVFALLGIAPGPDIGLPAAASLSGLPERRARSVLRVLEDASLVERRSGGRYAMHDLVRTYAATLAADLPDSTRRGALKRVVEFYLHTANVADHLLDPHRQPIHLMPPADTVLPQALPDYPAALSWLNHEYHHILGAQQTAAAHHWHQATWQLAWSLHTFQFRRGHYDDELPVWNTALDAAEELNQPAVTAMIHRRLGLTFARLGRHDDATEHLDSALTLSAHHTDMHEQAYLHYTIAWVASRHEAPPQAHPDGLRHARQAMDLYRTLDNTAWQANTLTMIGWYETLNGNHGTAREHCNAALRLARRDNYIAGEADSLVVLGWIDQATGHHHQAVEHHRLALTLLHTLGHTYAAAPTLATIANSYAALGRHEQAITAWRQALELYRKHGREDEAERIRQQLDEFARDPVDNFRR
- a CDS encoding zf-HC2 domain-containing protein, producing the protein MQQAYLQAHIADASTERCRAAITRLGAWIRSGLTRRETAQVEDHLDYSLTAARWLPWRLCFPE
- a CDS encoding S8 family serine peptidase → MITVGATGSNDQRAGFSNRGFCLSLFAPGVNIVSAYHRNDNDSATLSGTSMAAPHVAGIAARYLALSPPGDSAAGQGHAHRRRHDQPGPRSRRRFAQQVLLRRPVGAVQPREVGSRPYSGPPGDLRSRCGQACLDTVVEPKRVVACTGAPGRPACGRADHGGHRRSAQARSGRRLRHRRRGARADQLVESRRGWAQLVFHRRPGGHAARGRSVGGGAQCGPDRPVRHRHRRPGRVGPVGRSDQGLAELVPSHGGFGRRARCDGVGGGAQTRTHGPIHDQRRWPRPDELVEHRRRLAQLGRGHRGPDRRAGHDGHRAGPQPRPHGTVRRRLGRPDQDRLVGPSVQ